Part of the Varibaculum massiliense genome is shown below.
ACGATCAGTACCAAAGTGGGAACCCAGATCACCTTGACCGGCAGCCGACAATATTGCGTCACAGAGGGCGTGGGCGGCCACATCCGCATCAGAGTGTCCCTTGAGAGGGGTTTCCCCTGGCCAGGAAAGTCCCGCTACCATACAGAGGCGCGAAGCAGTCTCCGGGTCGGCGGGATCTGCAAAAGCGTGAACGTCACTGCCAATCCCCACCCGAGGTAAGAATGCGGGCGCGGAATAATCCGGGCTGGAGGCGGGGATACCCGCCGAAGAATCTGCAGGCAGCTGGTTACTAGAATCGCTCATGTCCCCAGTTTAGCGGGGGTTCCCTGACTAGAGCCGCAATACCTGCCCAAGGATGAAAACCGCCGCTAGGGATCTAGACGAAATACTTCCAGGTCAACAACACGCGGCTCCGGGTAATCCGCAATATGCACTAGCAACATTCCCGCAGTCTTTAAATAGGGGTCATCTTGGGGTAATAACCTGCCCAAATTGTTAGGGGTAAGGGGCGCCAATTCCCCAATAATCCCCGGGATAGTGGGACGATGAACGCAAATTGCCAGCGGCGAGGCGGGTGCATCTAACTTACTTTTCGTAAGTAAGCCCCGCACTACTGAGCGCATCTTGGAGGAATCTTCCCGATAGGCGTCCTCGGTAAAGGAGGCCTCGGTCGTGAGGGGAGTACCCGAGAGCGTGGCGTAGGGAGCCACGGTGGCAACGCAGCGCCGCCAGGGGGAAGTAATTATTTGGTTAATCCCCAGAGCCGAAAGGGCCGGGAGCAGCCGCAACACTTGAGAAGAACCCCGCCGGGATAGTGGCCGGGTCATCTCGGTGCCTTCCCAATGGGAGCGTTTAGTAGCTTTCGCATGGCGCAGCACCGCCAAGGTGCGGGTATATAAAGTGCGTTCTGCCAGGCGGGTTAGTAGTTCCTCTAGCAGACGCCGGTCTCCGCGGCGAGTCAGCAGCCGCATAGCTTTGCGCGCCCCCACCCACTGACATTTATCAATCTCTTTGGTAGAAGCTAGGGGAGCCAGGGGACGAGCCCGCAAAGTTTCCGGGGAAACATCCGGGAAACCTACCCAGTAGTGAACCTCTTTAGTAACCCGCGCTCCCAGGCGATACCTCTGGACTGTCAGTGGTGCTCCCAAACGAATGGGGACTCCAGTTTCCTCTTCAACTTCGCGCACTGCCGTTGCCGGTATTGCCTCCCCGGGTTCGCGTTTGCCTTTCGGCCAAGACCAGTCGTCATAGCGAGGTCGATGCACAATCAGCACCTGGATATCTTGACGCTGCGCGGGAATCATGGTGCCGGGAATGGGGTTGGCTTCTGGTCGCAAACGCCATACTAATGCGCCTGCGGACCGCACTATCCGCATGTGCGGTGGCTTAGGTCGAGCCGTCATAGTAGCCACTTGCCTTTCTTGTAATCTGTTTCTATTGTCTAACAAATTACCTGTAAGGTCATTCCTTGAGGTCACAGAGGTTCAATTGCTTTAACCTCAGAAGTTAGCGGGAAAAATTCGCCCTTAGCGCCCTTTCATACGCGAATTAGCCTTATTAATTAGGTACTCTTGGATATCCATTAGGGGGGAACCATCCTTGGCGTTGATATGACGCCGCCAAGTTCCATCCCGGCGTAAATGCCAAGAAGATACCTCCGGGGAGGCCTCTAGCTTTACTAGATCCATGAGTTCCGCAGTCATCTCGGAATCCTTGATTCGAATTAACGCCTCTACCCGGCGATCCAGGTTGCGGTGCATCAGATCAGCAGAACCAATCCACACCTCCGGTTGCCCGGCATTTTCAAAAGCGTAAATACGGGAATGTTCCAGGAAGCGCCCCAAAATAGAGCGCACCCGGATATTTTCCGAGAGGCCGCGCACCCCGGAACGAATCGTGCAGATTCCGCGTACCACAATATCGATTGGTACCCCCGCCTGGCTGGCGCGGTAGAGGGCATCAGTTACTGCCTCGTCTACCAGGGAGTTTACTTTAATTCCGATATAGGCGGGCAGTCCGTTGCGGTAATTATCAACCTCGCGTTCAATACGTTCAATAATCCCCGGACGGATAGAACGTGGTGCTACCAGCAGGCGGTGGAAGGAAGTACGCGGCGCATACCCCGAAAGCTGATTAAACAGGCGAGTCAGGTCTTGGGCTACCTCACGGTCGCAAGTCAGCAAGCCCAGATCCTCGTATCCCCGAGCGGTCTTGGGGTGATAGTTTCCGGTACCGACGTGGCAGTAACGACGCAGCCCATCGGCTTCTTCCCGCACCACCATTGACAGTTTGCAGTGAGTTTTCAACCCCACCATCCCATAGACTACGTGCACCCCGGCTCGCTCTAGTTTGCGCGCCCAAGAAATGTTGGCGTCCTCATCGAAACGGGCTTTGATTTCTACAATTGCTAGCACCTGTTTTCCGTTTTGAGCCGCTTCAATCAGGGCAGACACGATTGGAGAATCCGAGGAGGTACGGTAAAGCGTCTGCTTTATAGAACGTACTTTCGGATCTTTAGCGGCGTAAGTTACGAAATGCTGGACCGAGGTCGAGAAAGAATCATAGGGGTGGTGCAGCAGTACATCGTGGCTACGAATCATCGCGAAAATATCGGTAGGCCTGGCCGATTCTACTTCCGCGAGCCCGGCGGCAGTCGCGGGAACAAACTTCTTGTATTTGAGTTCCGGCAAATCCAGTTCATGTAGCTCGTTCAGGCAGCGCAAGTCAATCGGTTCCGGCAGGGCGAAAACGTCCTCCATCCCAATCTCTAGCTTGGCCACCAGGAAGTCTAGGACTGGACGGGAAATCCCCTCTGCCACCTCTAGGCGCACTGCCGGGCCGAAACGACGCCGCAACAGTTCTTGCTCCATCGCGGTCAGCAAGTTCTCGGCATCGTCCTCTTCCACTTCCAAGTCTTCGTTGCGGGTCAGGCGGAACACGTGATGTTCTAATATCTCCATCCCCGGGAAGAGGTGATCCAGGTGGGGACCGATAACGTCCTCCAGGGTAACGAAAGTGGCCTCTCCCTTGGTATCCAGCGCATCCTCCGGGATGATCTGGTCTATTGCCTGCTCCACGCAGATTAGCCGCGGCAGGCTCTCCGGGATTTTTACCCGTGCGAAATGCTGTTTGCCCGTCAGGGGATTACGGAGTACTACTGCCAGGTTCACTGATAGTCCCGAAATATAAGGGAAAGGGTGCGAGGGATCCACCGCTAGCGGGGTAAGGATGGGGAAAATCTGGCGCCGGAAATAGCCGTGCAGGAATTCTTGCTGCTCAGGGGCAAGATCGTCCCAGCGCCGCAGCTTGATTCCTACCTTTTTCAGTTCGCCTAGCAAAGTGTTTTGCACGAAACCGGCTTGCCGGGCACACAGAACCTGGGCGCGTTCAGTCACCAGGTCTAGTACCTGCCGGGGGGTGAGTCCAGAGGCGGCGGTACGGGCAATTCCGGCGGCAATACGCCGTTTAAGCCCGGCTACGCGCACCATATAGAACTCATCCAAGTTGGAGGAGAAAATCGTAGTGAACCAGGCGCGCTCCAAGATAGGAAGGCGCTCGTCCTCTGCCTGCTCTAATACTCGTTGGTTGAACTGCATCCAGGACAGTTCCCGATCCCCGAAGCGTCCTTTGGGGAGAGGTTTGTCTTGACCGAGGGGGCCGGCTTGCGCCAATTTGTCAATGCCGGGAGCCTCTCGCAAAGTGGAGGGGCTGATAGTGGAAAGATCTTCCGGGCCATCGGTTTGGGCGTGACCGGCGCTTGCCGATGCCACCTTGCGTGGCTTCTTTTCCGCTGTAGTTTTTTCACTATTGCCAGCGGTTTTCGAGGTTTCCTTAGCTGGCGTACTCCCGTTATCTTTACTGGTAGCTTTAGCGTCTTTACCAGTTGCTTTGGTCTTAGTGGCGCTAGCAGCAGCGGGAGTTACAGTTTTTTTCGGGCGCGGCAAAATCTCATCGTCGGCAGCTATTTTTTTGCCGTCTACAAATGGAGAAGCGCCCGTAGGCAGGTCGTAGTCGGCGTCCTCATAATCGGTTCCGGGAAACTGTTCGGGTGAGGTCTTTGAAGAAATCAGTTCATCAGCAGTCGCGGTCTCAAAATTTGATTGTGCTGCCACCCGATCAACCTGCGGGGTAGGTTCAGTCTGGGGATTTTCCTTATAAACCCGGGCGATATCGGCAGGAGAGGGTACTACGTGCGACTGACCGGTGGCGTCTTCTTTAATTTTGGCCTTCCCGACTTTCGGTTCTGTCCTGTTTTCAGCGTCCTGTTTGCGTTCCATGCTGACCCCTTCCAAAAATAACGGCAATGTTTTTAAGGAATACTCCTAATGGATATATTGCTAGTTTAGGTGATTTGCCTTCGCTGCACGTGCTGAAAGTTTCAGGTCGTCCGCGGTTTGTAGCAGCGCCTGGGGACGCAGGGTCACCGAATCTGCCAGTTCGTCCCGGGAATCCTTAATCCATTCCGCGCTCACCCCGCTGGCAAGTACCTGCAGGAAATCACTGACGCGATCTAGCAGGGGAGCCAGCTCAGCTATCGAAGTTTGCGCCTGCCACAGGGCAGCTAACTCATCCATGAGGTTAGCCACCGACTTATCCGAGTGTTCCCGAGAAAAAATATCCCCAATATCTAGGGCGGCAAGTCCCTGCTGGAAACGTTCATTTACTAGCTGTGGATTTCGTAAATACCACTGATAAACCAGGTAGAGACGCCACAGCGTGCCTGGTAGAGTGCTGGCCGGGGAGGTGGACCACAGTTCACTGACCGTATCTATCCCCCCGGATTCCAGCAGCTGACGCAGCCGCTGAACATTCTCATCGCTTTCTTTTTCTATTCCTAACAGAGTTTGGGCTACCAGGTGGGCGACTTCCGAAGAGCTCGCCGCGTCCTCGGCACCGGGAATATTTTCTGCCTGCTCGGCATCCAACATCGCTGGCCTGCGCGGAGCTTTCCGTGTACTCATTTTTCCTCCTTGACTTTCTCTATTCTCTCTCAGGCGCCCTCCCTCGTGGGCGAGTTTGCTTTTATTGGGGCAGATAAGCTCGAGACCGGCAAGCCCCCGTCAGCTCTCTTCCGCTTGTAGGTTTGGCCCAAGACTCGCCCGGGTACTTTACCTGGGTTTTGTGCCGCTGTCTTGCCGGTTGCTCCTAAGTGTGAGACCGCTCAATAAAATGCGAGATAAAGCGCTTTCCTGGCTACAATAGGGGAGGTTTGGGGTGCCAAAAGTAGGCGCCGCCAGGTTGATAATGCAAAAGGAAGGGTTTTAGTGTCTGACCGTCCGCTCAGTGTCGCCGTGATTGGAGCCGGCCCCGCCGGAATCTACGCCTCCGATATTTTGTCCAAATCTGGTCTAAATGTAGAGATTGACCTATTTGAGCGCCTGCCCGCGCCCTACGGTCTGGTGCGTTACGGGGTGGCGCCAGACCATCCTCGAATTCGCGCGATTATTACCGCCCTCTACAAGGTTTTGCAGCGCGGAGATATTCGCCTGCTCGCCAATGTAAATGTTGGTGGCGAGGACGCCGATATTACCGTTGATGACCTGCATGAACACTATGATGCGATTATTTTTGCTACCGGCTCTGATCGGGATAAACCCATCGACTTACCCGGTCGAGACCTCCCGGAATGCTTTGGCGCCTCCGATTTTGTGTCCTGGTACGACGGCAACCCGGATTATCCGCGTTTTTGGCCCTTAGAGGCTAAAGAAGTGGCGGTGATTGGGGTAGGTAACGTTGCCCTGGATATTGCCCGGGTCATGGCGAAGCATCCTGCAGATATGTTGAAAACCGAGATTCCGGAAAACGTAGCGAAAGAGCTTTATAAATCCCCAATCACAGATGTGCATATTTTCGGGCGGCGCGGGCCTGCCCAGGTGAAGTTCACCCCCTTAGAGCTGCGTGAACTCGGCCAACAGCCGGGGGTAAAAGTGATTGTTTCTGAGGAAGATTTCGAGTTTGACGAAGGCTCGGAGCAGGCGATAGCGGCCTCAAAACAAACCAAAATGGTGGTTGATACCTTAATTAATTATGCCATGGATGAGGACGACCGGGAGGCTGACCGCCGTATCCACCTGCATTTATTCTCGGCTCCCAAAGAGATTTTGGCTGATGAGGACGGGCATGTGCGCGCCCTAGTTACCGAACGTACCCAGCTGAACGGAGACGGAACAGTTTCCGGTACTGGCGAGCTGCGGGAAACCCCGGTACAGGCGGTTTATCGCGCGGTGGGGTATTTCTCCTCTCCGATTGAGGGGCTGCCTTTCGATGAGCGGCGCGGAGTAATCCCCAATCAGGAAGGGCGGGTCACCGACCTGGAGGGAACCCCCTTGAACGGTATTTACGCAACCGGTTGGGTTAAGCGTGGTCCGGTAGGGCTGATTGGGTCTACCAAGTCCGATGCCCAGCAAACTATCGCCCACCTGGTAGAGGACGCCGAAGCTGGCAAGCTAGTGGCTACCGGCAAAGCGGTGGGTCACGACGCCATGATTGAGCTACTTGAACAGCGCGGGGTTCCTTTCTCTACTTGGCATGGCTGGGAGCTACTGGACGAATACGAAAAGCAGCTGGGCGCAGACTTTGGCGAGGTCGAGGGGGGACGCGGGGCGCGTGAACGCGTCAAAGTGGTGTCCCGTAAAGCGATGAGCGCGATTTCCCGCGGCGAGGACGTACCGGAAGATCTAATCGGTAAGGACGGAGAATAGCCTGCTCTGACGGGGTAACAGCCAGGTAGTAGAGGCTAGTACCCTGCCATTTCTTCTAGGCGGCGAATCCGCTGATCCATTGGGGGGTGGGTAGAAAATAGCTGCCGCATACCTCCTGCCCTAAATGGGTTCGTAATCATCATGAACCCGACTTTCTCGGTTTGCGGATTTTTCGTCAGGGGACGAGCAGTAGTTCCTGCCTCCAGTTTCTTGAGGGCGCTAGCCAGGGCAAGGGGATCACCGGAGAGTTCCGCGCCGGTTTGATCCGCATCGAACTCGCGGGTACGAGAAATCGCTAGTTGGGTCAGGGTTGCAGCCAATGGCGCCAGGAATACCATTAAGAGCGCCCCGATAGCCGCCAGGGGACCGGAGCTTTCCTCATCGCGCCGTCCTCCTCCGAAAAAGAACATCATTTGGGCTGCGGAAGTAATCAAACCCCCGATAGCGGCGGCAATTGAGGAGGTTAAAATATCGCGGTTATACACGTGCATCAGTTCGTGGGAGAGCACTCCGCGCAGTTCCCGTTCATTTAGCAACTGCAAAATTCCTTCGGTGCAGCAAACCGCTGCATGGGAGGGGTTCCTGCCGGTAGCAAAAGCATTCGGGGTGGCGGTGGGGGCAATATAGAGGCGCGGCATCGGTTGCCCGGCGGCTTGAGACAGCTCGGTGACGATTTTTACAATCTGGGGGTATTGTCCCGGGTCTACTGGGTAGGCGCCCATCGCCCGAATCGCCAACTTATCGGAGTTCCAGTAGCTATAAAACGTGGAGGCCAGCCCAATCGCCGCAAAAATCCATAGGAACGCAGAATTATTAGTGCCGTAGGAAATCAGGTATCCGATCCCCAAGAGAATCGCCCACATGATTCCCAGTAGCAACGCGGTCTTCACGCCGTTTCCAAACCGTTTTCCCGCCATATATTCCTCCTTTATTTATGCTTAAATCTAACAGCTCAAGCTGAGGGCTCCCTGGCAAGGGGCTGGGCTTTGTCTATTAGCGTTTTACTTCTCTAACGGTACTAAATTGAAAATTCTTGGGGTCAGGGCTCCCCCTGTTTTGAGCCGAGTCCTAGTTGCCGCAGTACTGTATTACTGGGATGGGCAGCTGGACAGTGAGAAAAGCAACAACGAAGAAATTATAGTTAATAATTTTTCGGGCGGATTTTTTTGTATGAATCCTCCAAGATTAAAAGTCGGAAAAATAAAAGTTAAAGCGTTCTCGCAAGCCGATTTTATTTTATTGGAAACCTTGTGAACTGCGAAATCAGGGAAGCAAACCGGAAAGGTTAATAAACGCTAAATTCAACTAACCAATTGAATCAAATTGTTTGTTTCAATAATGGTCACTAATACAAAAAGTTTTGATAGGCTAGCGGGTATGTTAGCTAAATCAACTACGGGGACCACTGTCCCATCTCCAATAAAACATGTCAGTCACGGCAAGGCTGTTTTGGTTCTCCTGCTCGGTACTTTGTTTTTGTCGGGTACCCCGCTTTGGGTGAAAGCAGCCAATATGGATCCGGCCACTCAGGCCTGGCTTCGCGTTATCCTCGGATTCTTGTGTCTATTGCCTTTAGGTGTCATGGAAATCCGCAAAAAGCAGTCACTGCCCAAAAAAGGCATCATCCTGGCGGTAATCTCCGGTCTGTTCTTGGGTGTGGACTTCACCGCCTGGAACTACTCAATCTTCCTAATCGGTTCCGGCGTGGCCGCGATTCTGCTTAACCTGCAGGTTGTGATTGTGCCCATGCTGACTGCAATTATCGACAAGTTCCGCCTGCCTCGATCCTTCGCCTTCGTGCTGCCCATCATGATTGTGGGCGTGCTCTTCACCGGCGGCGTGTTTGAAAGTGGCGGCGACGCTTTTGTCGGTCCCAAAACCATCACCATGTTTGGAATGGAGCTCAAGACCGCAGTCCTTGGTACTGCCTTCGGTTTGACCTCCGGCATCTGCTACTCGTGCTACCTGTACTTCTCTCGGAAGGCCAGTACATCGGCACCGCGTAAAGATCTCTACGTCCAGCCCATGATGTACACCATGCTGGCACAGGCAGTATTCCCCACCATTTGGATGTTTACTGGCGGCAACGGCTTCAATATGACCCATGGCGTATTGACCAAGAACGCTGAGGGCGTAATGGTGCTGCCAGCGATGAACGATGGTATTTCCATCTCGGAAGCAACCATGATGGGTGACCCCATCAATACTGGCAACTGGATTAACCTGATTATCCTGATTGTCATCGGTCAGGCTGCTGCCTGGACCATGGTTCAGTATGGTTCCGTTTGGCTGGATCCGACCCTGTCGGCCGGTATTCTGCTCCTATCTCCGGTTACCTCAGTTATCATCGCCGGTCCGCTATTCTCTGAATGGCCGTCTGCCTTGCAATGGCTGGGTGTGGTGCTGATTTTGGGTTGCGTGGCATATCAAAACGGGTTGCTACAAATACTGATAGCAAAGATAACGGGTAAACCCTTAGCCAAAGATGAGTACGCTGAGGAGCCCGAAGATATCGCTGCCGCGGAAAGTAGAGAATAATTCGTAAAATCAATGGTCAAGCTGTACTACGTCCAACGTAGAAAGGTGCTTGCCGCAGTCGTTACCACAAAACAGATCTAGCGCAAGGACTTAAGCTCCTTGCACCAGCTAAATAAAATGGAGGATTTTCATGAAACTCACTCAGCGTGAGCAGGAAAAGCTGCTTATCGTCGTCGCTGCCGATGTCGCGCAGCGCCGCAAGGATCGCGGTGTTAAGCTCAACCAACCTGAGGCAGTTGCTTTGATTTCAGCTGCCATCATGGAGGGCGCTCGTGACGGTAAGACCGTTGCCCAGTTGATGAGCGAATGTGTAAACATTTTGACCCGCGATGACGTAATGGAAGGTGTCCCTGAAATGATTCCCGACGTTCAGTTGGAGGTCACTTTCCCAGATGGCACCAAACTGGTCACCGTACACAATCCGATTCGCTAACTGAAAGGGATTAACAACCATGATTCCAGGTGAATACTTACTACAAGATGAGCCGGTCAAGCTGAACGCAGATCGGGAAGCGATTACCCTCGAGGTAACCAACACCGGTGACCGTCCTGTTCAGGTTGGCTCTCACTTCCACTTCGCAGAAGCTAATAGTGAGCTTGATTTTGACCGCAAGGCCGCTCTGGGCAAGCGCCTCGATATTCCCGCCGGCACCGCAGTCAGGTTAGAGCCGGGCGATTCCCGCACGGTTAACCTCGTTGACTTTGGTGGAAAGCGCGAGATTTACGGCTTCAATGGCAAAGTTAACGCCCAGCTCGACTAGGCAAATTAATAAATATTGAGCAGTAAATAGACCTAGCCCGAGTTTAGGTCAATAACGTACAGACGAATTTACAAAAATAGGAGAACATAATGGCGTTTGATATGGCGCGGCGTTCGTATGTCGAGCTGAATGGTCCAACGGTGGGCGATGGCGTTCGACTTGCTGATACTAATCTGATTGCCCGCATTGAGAAGGACTACCTGACTCCCGGCGAAGAGGTCTCGTTCGGCGGCGGCAAAGTTATCCGCGATGGTATGGGACAAGACGGTCGTTCGGTTTCCGCCGACGACGTGGTCGATCTGGTGATTACCAGCGCGACAATTATCGATTACACCGGAATTTACAAGGCCGATATCGGCGTAAAAGACGGCAGGATTTATAAGATTGGGCAGGCGGGTAACCCCGACACCCAAGACAATATCGACATTAAAGTCGGCGTGGGCACCGAGGTAATCGGCGGCGCAGGCATGATTGTCACCGCTGGCGGGGTAGATACTCACATTCACTACATTTCCCCCGACCAGATAGAAGCCGCCCTCGACAACGGTATTACCACCCATATCGGTGGTGGCACCGGTCCGGTGGATTCCACCAATGCCACCACGGTTACCGCTGGTCCTACCAACCTGCGACACATGATTCAAGCCTCAGAGAACTTTCCGATTAACGTTGGCTTCCTGGGTAAAGGGCATGCGGGTGCGCCAGATCCTTTGCGCGAGCAAATCTTGGCCGGAGCTGTGGGGCTAAAGATTCACGAGGACTGGGGCGCAACTGCAAATGTTATTGACCAGGCTCTAGCCCTAGCCGATGAGATGGATTTCCAGGTGGCAATCCACACTGACACCCTTAACGAGGGCGGGTTTGCTGACAACACCATTGCGGCATTCAAGAACCGCGTGATTCACACCTTCCACACTGAGGGCGCTGGCGGTGGCCACGCCCCCGATATTTTGAAGGTTGCGGGGCTGCCGAATGTGTTGCCGGCGTCCACTAACCCCACGCTGCCTTACACCATTAACACCATGGACGAGCACCTCGACATGATTATGGTGTGCCACCACTTGAACCCGGATCTTCCGGAGGACGTGGCTTTTGCTGATTCTCGTATCCGTAAGGAAACTATCGCGGCAGAGGACGTGCTGCACGATATGGGCATCATGTCGATTACTTCCTCTGACTCGCAGGCCATGGGGCGTGTGGGTGAGGTTGTCACCCGCACCTGGCAGGTTGCGCACCGGATGAAGGAACAGTTCGGTCCGCTGGCTGGCGATTCGGAAGGCAATGATAACGAGCGCATTAAGCGCTATGTTGCCAAGTACACCATTAACCCGGCGATTGCTACTGGTGTCAGCCACGCTGTCGGTTCCGTTGAGGAAGGCAAGCTAGCTGACCTGGTTATTTGGGAGCCGGCTTACTTTGGTGTGAAGCCGAAGATGGTGTTGAAGAACGGGTATGTTATTCGCTCGGTTATGGGTGATTGCAATGCCTCTATCCCCACCCCGGAGCCTCGGACGATGCGTTACTCTTATGCTGCTCGTGGCGTACTGGCGGCTAAGACTTCGGTTACTTTCTTGCCGACTGCTGCTATTGAGGCTGGTCTGGAAGATGAGCTACGCGCCGATGGCATGAACCGGATGTTCGTGGAAGCGAAGAATATGCGGAATATCTCTAAGGCGGATATGAAGCACAACTCAGCTACCCCGAATATTGAGGTTGATCCGCAGACCTACGAGGTACGGGTGGATGGCAAGCTGATTACTTCAGAGCCAGCTTCCGTGCTGCCTATGGCTCAGCGTTACTTCCTCTTCTAAAAAATAGGTAAGCCTGACCCGGGGGGTCGTCAACTTCGGTTGGCGACCCCCCGCCTTGGCGCAAATCGGCTGCTTTTGACCTTCAGATACCGCCAGCTATTACCGGGATTTCGGCGTAAATCAAGACGCAGATATTCCAGCATTTAATTGAATGATGGGCAGGTAAAATGGTATCCTGGATTGTCAGGGTCGGGTGACGCTGAAATAGTCGACAGCCGTTATAGCACCCAATATAGGTATTACAATTGGGGTGCCAGCAAGTAAGAAAGAAAGATATGACTGTATCTGAAATTTTAGGTAACGTTGCCGAATTATCCGCTGCAGAGCGGGAAAAACTACAAATTGACTACCTGGTTTTCGATAATGAATCCCGCCTCAAGAGGGTGCAGCGGGCTCGCACTGAATCCGGACGCGAAATTCCCATTAAGTTCAAGCCAGGATTTAGGGAAATAAAAGATGGCGACATCTTGGTTCGTGAGGGCGATGCGGCAGTCGTCGCCAAGATGGAAACTACCGATGTGCTGGTTATCAAACCGCAGAGTATTCGGGAAATGGGCGTGGTCGCGCATACCCTGGGAAATCGTCACATGCAAGCACAGTTCTTTGATGTGGATAGTCAATTTGGGGCGCCAGTAATGGTGGTGCGTTACGACCATACCGTTGAGGACTATCTAGATCACGTCAAAGTAAACTACGAGCGCGGCGATTACGTGATGCCGGAAGCTTTCCGTCATGCAGAGCACACCCACTGACATTCGTCGGAAACTGGTAACTTGGCACCTTACCGATTCCGCCCTGCCTACTGGGGGGTTTGCCCACTCCGCTGGTTTAGAAACCTTTGTACAAGATGATCGGGTTGCTAACCCCGACAGCTTTGCTAAGTGGTTACATGGCTACCTCAGACAGGCGAGTTTCAATGACGCGCTGGCAGTTAAATGTGCTGTTCAGTTGTACCAGCGAGAAGGTAGCGAGGAAGAAAAACTAGCTACCCTGAGGGAGTTAGATACTCTCTTGCACGCTTGCCAAGCACCGAAACAGGTACGTGCCTCCATGAATTCGATGGGTAAACGGATGGCTAGAATCGCCTCCTTTATCGCCCCTGAAGATTTTCTGGTCACTCAATATGCGCAGGCAACCGCGGAGCATCAGATGCACGGCAACCCGGGGATTGCTGCGGGTCTCGCCCTAGCAGCCGCGGGTATCAGCCTAGAAGATGCCATTTCTGCCTATCTCATGCAGATGGCTAACTCGATTACCCAAAATGCTATCCGGGCTATCCCTCTGGGGCAGGACGCCGGACAGAAAATTCTGGTTGGTGCTTACCCGCTCATCGAGAAAGCAACCCAAATGACCCTGGATCACGATATAAGTGATCTAGGCTGTGTGGCTCCCCAATTGGAGATTGCCCAGATGGCACATGAGGATCTGCGGTCACGAATGTTTATGTCATAAAAAGCGTTTTCGACAGTTAGAGATAAATTTTATTAGAGAGAAGGAAAAAATGAGTGCAATCAAAGTTGGCGTTGGCGGTCCGGTGGGATCAGGTAAAACCGCGCTAATCGAAAGAGTTACCCGCGCCCTGGATGGGGAAGTTTCCATGGCGGCAATCACCAACGATATTTACACCACCGAGGACGCGAAAATCCTGGCTCGCGACAGTGTATTGCCAGAAGACCGGATTATTGGGGTAGAGACTGGGGGCTGCCCCCACACCGCGATTCGCGAAGATACTTCCATGAACGATGCTGCCTACCAGGAATTGATTAAGCGTTTCCCCGACTTGGAATTGGTGTTCATTGAGTCGGGTGGCGATAACCTATCCGCCACCTTCAGCCCGGAACTGGTCGACTTTTCCATTTACATCATTGACGTAGCCCAGGGAGAAAAGATTCCCCGAAAAGCCGGTCAGGGAATGATT
Proteins encoded:
- the htpX gene encoding zinc metalloprotease HtpX; translated protein: MAGKRFGNGVKTALLLGIMWAILLGIGYLISYGTNNSAFLWIFAAIGLASTFYSYWNSDKLAIRAMGAYPVDPGQYPQIVKIVTELSQAAGQPMPRLYIAPTATPNAFATGRNPSHAAVCCTEGILQLLNERELRGVLSHELMHVYNRDILTSSIAAAIGGLITSAAQMMFFFGGGRRDEESSGPLAAIGALLMVFLAPLAATLTQLAISRTREFDADQTGAELSGDPLALASALKKLEAGTTARPLTKNPQTEKVGFMMITNPFRAGGMRQLFSTHPPMDQRIRRLEEMAGY
- a CDS encoding DMT family transporter; this encodes MLAKSTTGTTVPSPIKHVSHGKAVLVLLLGTLFLSGTPLWVKAANMDPATQAWLRVILGFLCLLPLGVMEIRKKQSLPKKGIILAVISGLFLGVDFTAWNYSIFLIGSGVAAILLNLQVVIVPMLTAIIDKFRLPRSFAFVLPIMIVGVLFTGGVFESGGDAFVGPKTITMFGMELKTAVLGTAFGLTSGICYSCYLYFSRKASTSAPRKDLYVQPMMYTMLAQAVFPTIWMFTGGNGFNMTHGVLTKNAEGVMVLPAMNDGISISEATMMGDPINTGNWINLIILIVIGQAAAWTMVQYGSVWLDPTLSAGILLLSPVTSVIIAGPLFSEWPSALQWLGVVLILGCVAYQNGLLQILIAKITGKPLAKDEYAEEPEDIAAAESRE
- a CDS encoding urease subunit gamma, encoding MKLTQREQEKLLIVVAADVAQRRKDRGVKLNQPEAVALISAAIMEGARDGKTVAQLMSECVNILTRDDVMEGVPEMIPDVQLEVTFPDGTKLVTVHNPIR
- a CDS encoding urease subunit beta, encoding MIPGEYLLQDEPVKLNADREAITLEVTNTGDRPVQVGSHFHFAEANSELDFDRKAALGKRLDIPAGTAVRLEPGDSRTVNLVDFGGKREIYGFNGKVNAQLD
- the ureC gene encoding urease subunit alpha; amino-acid sequence: MAFDMARRSYVELNGPTVGDGVRLADTNLIARIEKDYLTPGEEVSFGGGKVIRDGMGQDGRSVSADDVVDLVITSATIIDYTGIYKADIGVKDGRIYKIGQAGNPDTQDNIDIKVGVGTEVIGGAGMIVTAGGVDTHIHYISPDQIEAALDNGITTHIGGGTGPVDSTNATTVTAGPTNLRHMIQASENFPINVGFLGKGHAGAPDPLREQILAGAVGLKIHEDWGATANVIDQALALADEMDFQVAIHTDTLNEGGFADNTIAAFKNRVIHTFHTEGAGGGHAPDILKVAGLPNVLPASTNPTLPYTINTMDEHLDMIMVCHHLNPDLPEDVAFADSRIRKETIAAEDVLHDMGIMSITSSDSQAMGRVGEVVTRTWQVAHRMKEQFGPLAGDSEGNDNERIKRYVAKYTINPAIATGVSHAVGSVEEGKLADLVIWEPAYFGVKPKMVLKNGYVIRSVMGDCNASIPTPEPRTMRYSYAARGVLAAKTSVTFLPTAAIEAGLEDELRADGMNRMFVEAKNMRNISKADMKHNSATPNIEVDPQTYEVRVDGKLITSEPASVLPMAQRYFLF
- a CDS encoding urease accessory protein UreE, translating into MTVSEILGNVAELSAAEREKLQIDYLVFDNESRLKRVQRARTESGREIPIKFKPGFREIKDGDILVREGDAAVVAKMETTDVLVIKPQSIREMGVVAHTLGNRHMQAQFFDVDSQFGAPVMVVRYDHTVEDYLDHVKVNYERGDYVMPEAFRHAEHTH
- a CDS encoding urease accessory protein UreF, coding for MQSTPTDIRRKLVTWHLTDSALPTGGFAHSAGLETFVQDDRVANPDSFAKWLHGYLRQASFNDALAVKCAVQLYQREGSEEEKLATLRELDTLLHACQAPKQVRASMNSMGKRMARIASFIAPEDFLVTQYAQATAEHQMHGNPGIAAGLALAAAGISLEDAISAYLMQMANSITQNAIRAIPLGQDAGQKILVGAYPLIEKATQMTLDHDISDLGCVAPQLEIAQMAHEDLRSRMFMS